A genomic segment from Pyrodictium occultum encodes:
- a CDS encoding sulfite exporter TauE/SafE family protein: MQGVQQLALAPVIGFVLNIMGGYLGLGGCAVMLPAVLMIIFKEPVPVAVGTTALAVLISASIITTRAGLRMIDRRSMLVLGAWGALGAAIGDLLYAAAARKPWVLLLSLSAVFAYAAFRMVWETVRGARVLAGRQLARRMPGGAVAKSLLGLVDGFGAGFLGLGTCIVIPVSIYVLGAEPGVAVMTAMSSLVWAVLVSSAQKLAIGAASVVDAVLLAVGIIVGAVVGARLVPRTPGWAVVRLRQLFAIIFAAVSVKLLLSGLALMHAG, encoded by the coding sequence GTGCAGGGGGTCCAACAGCTCGCCCTAGCACCGGTGATAGGCTTTGTACTAAACATTATGGGCGGCTACCTCGGCCTAGGCGGCTGCGCGGTAATGCTTCCAGCAGTGCTTATGATTATTTTTAAGGAGCCTGTGCCCGTCGCGGTGGGTACGACCGCGTTGGCTGTGCTCATAAGCGCCAGCATAATAACCACGCGGGCCGGGCTCAGGATGATAGACCGGAGGTCCATGCTCGTCCTCGGCGCGTGGGGCGCCCTCGGGGCTGCTATAGGCGACCTCCTCTACGCCGCGGCGGCCAGGAAGCCGTGGGTGCTGTTGCTCAGCCTGAGCGCCGTCTTCGCCTACGCCGCGTTCAGAATGGTATGGGAAACGGTAAGGGGCGCCAGGGTACTCGCGGGGAGGCAGCTCGCCCGGCGCATGCCTGGAGGCGCTGTGGCGAAGTCCCTGCTGGGCCTCGTGGACGGCTTCGGGGCAGGGTTCCTAGGGCTCGGGACCTGCATCGTGATACCGGTCTCAATATACGTGCTGGGCGCCGAGCCCGGGGTAGCGGTGATGACTGCCATGTCCTCGCTCGTGTGGGCTGTGCTAGTGTCCTCTGCCCAGAAGCTGGCTATAGGCGCGGCTAGTGTGGTGGACGCAGTCCTACTAGCTGTGGGCATCATAGTGGGTGCTGTGGTTGGCGCCAGGCTTGTGCCTAGGACGCCTGGCTGGGCCGTAGTCCGGCTGAGGCAGCTATTCGCCATAATATTCGCGGCGGTCTCGGTCAAGCTGCTGCTGAGCGGGCTCGCATTGATGCATGCGGGCTAG
- a CDS encoding PadR family transcriptional regulator: MPRQGCIPYIQLAILILLEKQGPLCGYGLYKRLRAAGLDVSEAVVYTALSRMSQRGLVRAVRGEKDGRQVVLYEITEKGVFKLRKLYSVFWELSRAIEALAEGPETGAGK; this comes from the coding sequence ATGCCGCGCCAGGGCTGTATACCCTACATACAGCTAGCCATACTCATACTCCTCGAGAAGCAGGGGCCTCTATGCGGCTACGGTCTCTACAAGAGGCTACGCGCAGCCGGCCTCGACGTGAGCGAGGCCGTCGTATACACAGCCCTCTCCCGGATGTCGCAGCGCGGCCTCGTGAGAGCCGTCAGAGGCGAGAAAGATGGGAGACAGGTAGTGCTCTACGAGATAACGGAGAAGGGGGTATTCAAGCTCCGCAAGCTCTACAGCGTCTTCTGGGAGCTGAGCAGGGCTATCGAGGCGCTGGCGGAGGGGCCGGAGACCGGCGCCGGGAAGTAG